The genomic region CGTTGGCTTATCACCCATGAAATCAAAAGGAATTCACGGACTGTCAAAAATATTGATCGAAAAATATAAAGGAGAAGTGCCAAAAAACATTGAGTTGTTGGAAGATTTACCGGCCGTAGGCCATAAAACGGCAAGTGTTGTGGTTTCACAAGCTTTTGGCATACCGGCTTTTCCCGTAGACACTCATATTCATAGATTAATGTACCGCTGGGGGTTTACCAATGGCAAAAATGTTGTACAAACCGAAAAAGATGCCAAGCGTTTATTTCCCAAAGCATTATGGAACGATCTACACTTACAAATAATTTGGTACGGAAGGGATTATTCCCCGGCGAGGGGCTGGGATTTGGAAAAAGATATCATAACCAAAACAATCGGGAGAAAAACAGTTTTGAACGAATACTATAAAATCAAAAAGACCCGTAAATGAAGGGTCTTTTTGATTTTAATTTAAATTACTTTCAAAAATGAATTTTTTGTGCTTCACTATTCGAAGGGAAC from Costertonia aggregata harbors:
- a CDS encoding endonuclease III domain-containing protein, which codes for MTKSEKVDFTIRTLQELYPTIPVPLEHKDPYTLLIAVLMSAQSTDVRVNQITPLLFEKADNPYDMVKMSVEEIRDIIRPVGLSPMKSKGIHGLSKILIEKYKGEVPKNIELLEDLPAVGHKTASVVVSQAFGIPAFPVDTHIHRLMYRWGFTNGKNVVQTEKDAKRLFPKALWNDLHLQIIWYGRDYSPARGWDLEKDIITKTIGRKTVLNEYYKIKKTRK